The Devosia sp. MC521 genome has a segment encoding these proteins:
- a CDS encoding insulinase family protein has protein sequence MSHPAFELVRDEAIAEINSQARLYRHKKTGAEVLSLINDDENKVFGITFKTPPEDANGIAHILEHSVLCGSRKYPVKKPFVELLKGSMHTFLNAMTYPDKTAYPVASQNLKDFYNLVDVYLDAVLFPIISEDTFEQEGWHYELDSADAPLVYKGVVFNEMKGVYSSPDSVMHTQSQNALYPDTTYGKSSGGDPKVIPDLTYAQFKRFHETYYHPSNARVVFSGDDAPEKRLDILDAYFDQFDRIAVDAEVKLQPRWNAPRAVSGTYAGTIDSEKRRDGMVSVNWMLDEPDGREETLSHGMLSYLLAGNSAAPLRKKLNESGLGEGVLGGGISTYLRQPMAGVGLKGIDPSNAEKVEALILDTLRDLAETGFSDEQIDAAINMFEFNLRENNTGSTPRGMSYMFTAMGPWLHGGDPLAQLSFEEALASVKAKAKGEHFKNEIRRLFLDNPHRVTSTLEADPEQGAREAQAEVDKLAAVRAGLDNEAIQSVVARTERLKALQEAVDKPEDLAKIPTLSRDDLERDIRTIPTDESAIDAARFFYHDLATIGILYLDVGFDVTVLDSEQLPYMPLFGRALLQTGTSKEDFVSLTQRIGRTTGGVAQHRALATRSEDGQTAAWFFLSGKAVADKFGDMLDIMSDVLLDARLSNKERFRQMALEEKAGFEARLVPGGNGIVDTRIKAALTEASWVAEQMSGVSYHEFLKGLIERIDSDWASVEAVLVSIREKLFNRGAMVINLTADADLLDRAKSELGQFVGKLPGGKFERATWRQSSFAAHEGLIIPAQVNYVGKGANLKALGIQLTASASVVLRHLNTTYLWDKVRVQGGAYGGSSRFDLSSGNFSFLSYRDPNLLKTLEAYDGAAKALRAGIGEQDLTRSIIGVIGDLDRPEFADAKGYSAMWRILNGTTDAVRQQRRDEVLATSAADFEAMAAAVEAVAEKGRIVVLGGEAAITAANAERDGLLKVQKVV, from the coding sequence ATGTCCCATCCTGCGTTCGAACTGGTTCGTGATGAAGCTATTGCCGAGATCAATTCTCAGGCGCGGCTCTATCGGCATAAAAAAACCGGCGCAGAGGTGCTTAGCCTCATAAATGACGACGAAAACAAGGTCTTCGGCATTACCTTCAAAACCCCGCCAGAAGACGCGAATGGCATTGCTCATATTCTTGAGCATTCGGTGCTGTGTGGGAGCCGAAAGTACCCGGTGAAGAAGCCGTTTGTGGAGCTGCTCAAGGGCTCCATGCATACCTTCCTCAACGCCATGACCTATCCGGACAAGACCGCTTATCCGGTCGCGAGCCAGAACCTCAAAGATTTTTACAACCTCGTGGATGTGTATCTCGACGCGGTGTTGTTCCCGATCATTTCGGAAGACACTTTCGAGCAGGAAGGCTGGCACTATGAGCTGGATAGTGCTGACGCACCGCTGGTTTATAAGGGTGTGGTCTTCAATGAGATGAAGGGCGTTTATTCGTCGCCGGACTCGGTGATGCATACCCAGAGCCAAAACGCGCTCTATCCGGACACCACTTATGGCAAAAGCTCGGGGGGCGACCCTAAGGTCATTCCTGATTTGACCTATGCGCAGTTTAAGCGCTTCCACGAAACCTATTACCACCCGTCCAATGCACGTGTGGTGTTCTCTGGTGATGATGCGCCGGAAAAGCGCCTCGACATTCTGGATGCCTATTTTGACCAGTTTGACCGTATCGCTGTTGATGCGGAGGTGAAGCTGCAGCCGCGGTGGAATGCGCCGCGCGCGGTTTCGGGCACTTATGCGGGCACGATCGACAGCGAAAAACGTCGTGACGGGATGGTGTCCGTTAACTGGATGCTCGATGAGCCCGATGGGCGTGAGGAAACGCTGAGCCACGGCATGCTAAGCTATTTGCTCGCTGGCAATTCGGCTGCGCCGCTGCGCAAGAAGCTCAATGAATCTGGCCTTGGTGAAGGTGTTTTGGGCGGTGGTATTTCGACCTACTTGCGCCAACCAATGGCGGGCGTGGGCCTCAAGGGAATTGACCCATCCAATGCCGAAAAGGTCGAAGCGCTTATTCTTGATACCCTGCGGGACCTCGCCGAAACAGGGTTTTCGGACGAGCAGATTGATGCTGCAATCAATATGTTCGAGTTCAACCTGCGCGAAAACAATACGGGCTCTACCCCACGCGGCATGAGTTACATGTTCACCGCTATGGGCCCCTGGCTGCACGGTGGCGACCCGCTGGCCCAGCTTTCATTTGAGGAGGCGCTTGCGTCGGTTAAGGCCAAGGCGAAGGGCGAGCATTTCAAAAATGAAATTCGGCGTCTTTTCCTTGATAACCCGCATCGGGTGACCTCGACGCTTGAGGCTGACCCAGAGCAGGGCGCACGCGAAGCGCAGGCGGAAGTCGACAAGCTTGCCGCTGTTCGTGCCGGTTTGGACAATGAGGCGATCCAGAGTGTTGTCGCGCGCACCGAACGGCTGAAGGCGCTGCAGGAGGCGGTCGACAAACCCGAGGATTTGGCAAAGATCCCGACGCTGAGCCGCGATGATCTGGAACGCGATATCCGCACCATCCCGACGGATGAAAGCGCGATTGATGCGGCGCGGTTCTTTTATCATGACCTCGCGACGATCGGGATTTTGTATCTCGATGTCGGGTTTGATGTGACTGTGCTCGACAGTGAGCAGCTGCCCTATATGCCGCTTTTTGGTCGCGCATTGCTGCAGACCGGGACGAGCAAGGAAGACTTCGTCTCGCTGACGCAGCGGATTGGCAGAACAACAGGGGGCGTTGCCCAGCATCGCGCATTGGCGACGCGCTCTGAAGATGGGCAGACAGCAGCCTGGTTCTTCCTTTCGGGCAAGGCCGTGGCTGATAAGTTTGGCGACATGCTCGACATTATGAGCGATGTCCTGCTCGACGCACGCCTGTCAAACAAAGAACGTTTCCGCCAGATGGCGCTGGAAGAAAAGGCGGGCTTTGAGGCGCGTCTGGTGCCCGGTGGCAATGGCATTGTCGATACCCGTATCAAGGCGGCGCTGACCGAGGCGAGCTGGGTGGCCGAGCAGATGAGCGGGGTCAGCTATCACGAGTTTCTCAAGGGGCTGATTGAGCGCATCGATAGCGATTGGGCCAGTGTTGAAGCGGTGCTGGTGAGCATTCGCGAAAAGCTCTTCAATCGTGGGGCGATGGTGATCAACCTGACTGCGGACGCTGACCTGTTGGATCGCGCCAAGAGCGAGTTGGGCCAATTCGTCGGCAAACTGCCGGGCGGTAAATTTGAACGCGCGACATGGCGGCAGTCGAGCTTTGCGGCCCATGAAGGGCTCATCATTCCGGCACAGGTGAACTATGTCGGTAAGGGCGCGAATTTGAAGGCGCTGGGCATCCAGTTGACGGCCTCGGCGTCGGTCGTTCTGCGTCATCTCAACACCACTTACCTTTGGGACAAGGTGCGCGTGCAGGGCGGGGCCTATGGTGGGTCGAGCCGGTTTGACCTGTCGTCGGGCAATTTCTCGTTCCTTTCCTATCGCGATCCGAACTTGCTCAAAACGCTTGAGGCTTATGACGGCGCGGCGAAGGCGTTGCGCGCGGGCATTGGCGAGCAGGATCTGACACGCTCGATCATCGGGGTGATCGGCGATCTGGATCGTCCGGAGTTTGCGGATGCGAAGGGCTATTCGGCGATGTGGCGGATTCTGAACGGCACGACGGACGCGGTGCGTCAGCAGCGCCGAGACGAAGTTCTGGCGACGTCAGCGGCAGATTTTGAGGCGATGGCAGCGGCTGTTGAAGCTGTGGCCGAGAAGGGCCGTATCGTAGTGCTCGGTGGCGAGGCTGCGATCACCGCGGCCAATGCTGAGCGCGATGGTCTGCTGAAGGTCCAGAAGGTGGTGTGA
- a CDS encoding GntR family transcriptional regulator, with protein MGVEIDSVSEQTMAMRLVQALRDEIVTLVLKPGDAISESDIATKYGVSRQPVREAFIRLSQQGLLLIRPKRATVVKKISPDGVRQSRFIRESIEVETIRRVVAEGNGEAKSILDAIIVDQEAAAAKDDTLQFHLLDELFHRTLARMAGVEYAWQMVDDHKMQLDRVRYLTLDLSSKDRAIAEHKAIVDAVARGDAAASEEAMRAHLGRAEALLDQTISEYPEFFE; from the coding sequence ATGGGTGTAGAAATAGACAGCGTCAGTGAACAGACCATGGCCATGCGCCTTGTGCAGGCCCTGCGCGATGAAATCGTGACGCTCGTTCTCAAGCCCGGCGATGCCATTTCGGAAAGCGATATTGCCACCAAGTATGGCGTCTCTCGCCAGCCCGTGCGCGAAGCCTTTATCCGACTGTCCCAACAGGGCTTGCTGCTGATCCGCCCTAAGCGGGCGACCGTGGTGAAGAAGATTTCGCCCGATGGTGTGCGTCAGAGCCGCTTCATTCGCGAAAGCATCGAGGTCGAAACCATTCGCCGCGTCGTGGCGGAAGGCAATGGCGAAGCCAAGTCCATTCTTGATGCGATCATCGTTGATCAGGAAGCCGCGGCGGCTAAGGACGACACGCTGCAGTTCCACCTTCTCGACGAGCTGTTTCACCGTACTTTGGCGCGTATGGCGGGCGTGGAATACGCCTGGCAGATGGTTGACGACCACAAGATGCAGCTCGACCGTGTGCGCTATTTGACGCTCGATCTGAGCTCGAAGGACCGCGCGATTGCCGAGCATAAGGCCATTGTTGACGCGGTAGCGCGTGGCGATGCGGCCGCATCCGAAGAAGCGATGCGCGCGCATTTGGGTCGTGCAGAAGCTCTGCTCGACCAGACGATTTCTGAATATCCAGAATTTTTCGAATAA
- a CDS encoding FtsX-like permease family protein, producing MGRIWPAIRIGLLDMRGDLRRFLLLVVCLAVGTALISGVNSVGTSISHAIDEGAAEIMGGDIELSRADRPATPDEVAEMEKLGQVVYVVDTNLRAESFDGEAFADVTAVDHGYPMFGSIVSPHLPAGEDINELLKRQDNAYGALIDPVLLDQLNLAPGDIMGIGGTQFSVRGTLTRIPDAAVRGFRLGIPVLITVDGFNRISDRTSPLPGLGSWYRYKVKLTSGDIDAGLASATEQFSDFGWTVRSARDGLGQMVRYYDLFMRFLVIVGLGSLLIGGVSVWTGMRSYISERSSVIAVMRSIGAGRSRVFLHFFSQVAALAIVGVLIGLVVGGGIAWLLLPSISGAVGISLTPAIYPQPLLVAAGAGLVTAFAFAYLPLQQAQAIRPVLLFRSKGLDAPPVDWKALLLSPQVVPLLLAILAFFFLAWLMTNDIALVLAFGAASAIAAILFQGFIRLVQWGLSKLPERGPRIIRHALRSISAAGQNAAAVAVSAGMALAMLIVVLVMQANLQREFLGASAFDAPTLVGSDLFPDEIEDLEALAAERGIGRFVATPMLRGALTQIKGTPADQIRTRGPEASFLLSGEVPLTYREEMPSSSRLVAGNWWPEDYAGEPLVSLHQSLRNGLGVDIGDTLTFEIFGEPVTATIANFRDYSWQGGIDFLASFAPGVLEAYPTTLFASVTANPGQEEAITRLLAAELPDIRFISVGDTLKQVTDALGQLSFAATLVGGLAVGNGLLVLVGSLSTGRRQREADTVITKVLGATRFDLLATAFIQYFLLALLAAIPAVVLGLLVGRVVSGLMLEVEFTYRPDVIAIVIGLAISITALLGAMTILRAATARPARLLRDL from the coding sequence ATGGGACGGATTTGGCCGGCCATCCGTATTGGCCTTCTCGACATGCGCGGCGATCTGCGCCGCTTCCTGCTCCTCGTCGTCTGCCTTGCCGTCGGCACCGCACTGATCTCCGGCGTAAACTCTGTCGGCACCAGCATCAGCCACGCCATTGATGAAGGCGCTGCCGAGATCATGGGCGGCGACATCGAGTTGTCCCGCGCCGATCGTCCAGCAACGCCCGATGAAGTGGCGGAAATGGAAAAGCTCGGGCAGGTGGTCTACGTCGTCGACACCAATTTGCGCGCCGAGAGTTTTGACGGCGAAGCCTTCGCCGATGTCACCGCCGTCGATCACGGCTACCCCATGTTCGGCTCTATCGTCAGCCCGCACTTGCCTGCTGGCGAAGACATCAACGAGCTTCTCAAGCGCCAAGACAATGCCTATGGCGCCCTCATCGACCCAGTGCTTCTCGACCAACTCAATCTCGCCCCCGGCGATATTATGGGCATTGGCGGCACCCAGTTTTCGGTGCGCGGCACCCTCACCCGCATCCCCGATGCAGCGGTCCGCGGCTTCCGCTTGGGCATTCCCGTCCTCATCACTGTCGATGGTTTTAACCGCATCTCCGACCGCACCTCGCCCCTCCCGGGCCTTGGCTCGTGGTATCGCTATAAGGTCAAGCTGACCTCGGGCGACATCGACGCCGGTCTTGCCAGTGCCACCGAGCAGTTTTCCGATTTCGGCTGGACCGTTCGCTCTGCCCGCGATGGGTTGGGTCAAATGGTGCGCTACTATGATCTCTTCATGCGCTTCCTCGTCATCGTCGGCCTTGGCTCCCTCCTCATTGGTGGGGTCAGCGTCTGGACCGGCATGCGCTCATACATTTCCGAGCGCTCAAGCGTCATCGCTGTCATGCGCTCTATTGGTGCTGGCCGCTCGCGCGTATTCCTGCACTTTTTCTCTCAGGTCGCAGCGCTTGCCATTGTCGGGGTCCTGATCGGGCTCGTCGTCGGTGGCGGCATTGCTTGGTTGCTATTGCCCTCCATTTCTGGAGCGGTCGGCATATCGCTCACGCCAGCCATCTACCCCCAGCCTCTGCTGGTCGCTGCAGGCGCGGGCCTCGTCACAGCCTTCGCCTTTGCCTATCTGCCGCTGCAGCAAGCCCAGGCGATCCGCCCGGTGCTTCTGTTCCGCTCGAAGGGCCTTGATGCGCCTCCGGTCGATTGGAAAGCCTTGCTGCTCTCGCCCCAGGTCGTGCCACTGCTTCTCGCCATTCTCGCCTTTTTCTTCCTGGCGTGGCTGATGACCAATGACATTGCGCTCGTGCTCGCCTTTGGCGCGGCCAGCGCCATCGCGGCAATCCTCTTCCAGGGCTTTATTCGCCTAGTGCAATGGGGCCTCTCAAAGCTTCCAGAACGCGGGCCGCGCATCATTCGCCATGCCCTGCGGTCGATCTCTGCCGCCGGTCAAAATGCCGCCGCGGTCGCCGTCTCTGCGGGAATGGCGCTCGCCATGCTGATCGTCGTCCTCGTCATGCAGGCGAACCTACAGCGCGAGTTCTTGGGCGCATCGGCCTTCGATGCGCCAACACTTGTAGGCTCAGACCTCTTCCCCGACGAAATCGAAGATCTCGAAGCCCTAGCCGCAGAGCGCGGGATAGGCCGCTTCGTCGCCACGCCAATGCTGCGCGGCGCGCTCACCCAGATCAAGGGAACGCCCGCCGATCAGATCCGCACGCGCGGCCCTGAGGCCAGCTTCCTGCTGTCCGGCGAAGTCCCTCTCACCTATCGCGAGGAGATGCCGTCAAGCTCTCGCCTCGTCGCTGGCAATTGGTGGCCCGAAGACTATGCGGGTGAACCGCTCGTCAGTCTCCACCAAAGCCTGCGCAATGGTCTGGGCGTCGACATTGGCGACACGCTGACTTTCGAAATCTTTGGCGAGCCCGTCACGGCCACCATTGCCAACTTCCGTGACTACTCCTGGCAAGGTGGCATCGACTTCCTCGCCTCCTTCGCACCCGGCGTTTTGGAAGCCTATCCAACCACGCTCTTTGCCTCGGTCACGGCTAACCCCGGCCAAGAGGAAGCCATCACGCGCCTCCTCGCCGCTGAGCTTCCCGACATTCGCTTCATCTCCGTGGGCGATACGCTCAAGCAGGTGACAGACGCGCTCGGTCAGCTGTCCTTTGCCGCGACACTGGTCGGGGGTCTTGCCGTCGGCAATGGCCTGCTGGTTCTCGTCGGCTCGCTCTCCACGGGCCGTCGTCAGCGCGAAGCCGATACGGTCATCACCAAGGTTCTGGGCGCGACGCGCTTTGACCTTCTGGCCACCGCATTCATCCAATACTTCCTGCTGGCGCTCCTTGCGGCAATTCCAGCCGTGGTCTTGGGCTTGCTGGTTGGTCGCGTGGTTTCGGGCCTGATGCTGGAGGTAGAGTTCACCTATCGTCCCGACGTTATTGCCATCGTCATCGGCCTCGCCATTTCGATCACCGCGCTCTTGGGGGCGATGACAATATTGCGTGCCGCCACAGCGCGTCCCGCCCGCCTTCTCCGCGACCTTTAA
- a CDS encoding BrnT family toxin — MEFEWDERKRLANLAKHGVDFRRVSMVFLLLHIAERDERADYQEQRWRAVGRLGSEYFVVVYTLRGEVIRIISAWKGGRRDQARYQTIYD; from the coding sequence ATGGAGTTCGAGTGGGACGAAAGGAAACGACTGGCCAATTTGGCAAAGCATGGCGTCGATTTCCGCCGCGTCTCAATGGTTTTCCTGCTGCTTCATATCGCAGAACGCGATGAGCGGGCGGATTACCAAGAACAGAGATGGCGGGCCGTCGGCCGCCTCGGCAGTGAGTACTTCGTCGTTGTCTATACGCTGCGCGGCGAGGTGATACGGATCATCTCCGCATGGAAAGGGGGCAGACGTGACCAAGCCCGATATCAGACGATATACGATTGA
- a CDS encoding ABC transporter ATP-binding protein, producing the protein MSEAAIISAQNVDYTLDVAGRPLNILRKVSLQVKPAEVVAIVGPSGSGKTSMLMLLAGLEKATGGSVTVNGTDLGKLNEDELAKFRRNTVGIVFQSFHLIPSLTALDNVGMALEIADEKLTMAQVREQAAKALAAVGLQDRLDHRPSAMSGGEQQRVGLARATVANPPLLLADEPTGNLDQKTGAVVVDLMFDLARKNRTAVVLITHDPALAAKADRVYTMTAGELIETTAAR; encoded by the coding sequence ATGTCCGAAGCCGCGATCATCAGCGCACAAAATGTTGACTACACTCTCGACGTCGCCGGACGTCCACTCAACATTCTGCGCAAGGTTTCCCTGCAAGTAAAACCGGCTGAAGTGGTCGCCATCGTCGGCCCATCGGGCTCGGGCAAGACCTCCATGCTGATGCTTCTGGCGGGCCTCGAAAAGGCCACCGGCGGCAGTGTCACCGTCAATGGCACCGACCTCGGCAAGCTCAACGAAGACGAGCTGGCCAAATTCCGCCGCAACACCGTCGGCATTGTCTTCCAGAGCTTCCACCTCATCCCTTCGCTGACCGCGCTCGACAATGTCGGCATGGCGCTCGAAATCGCCGATGAAAAGCTCACCATGGCGCAGGTGCGCGAGCAGGCCGCCAAGGCTCTCGCCGCCGTCGGCCTACAAGATCGGCTCGACCACCGTCCCTCGGCCATGTCGGGTGGCGAACAACAACGCGTTGGCCTTGCCCGCGCCACTGTCGCCAACCCGCCGCTTCTTCTCGCCGATGAGCCAACCGGCAATCTCGATCAAAAAACCGGCGCCGTTGTCGTCGATTTGATGTTCGATCTGGCCCGCAAGAACCGCACCGCCGTTGTCCTTATCACCCACGACCCTGCCCTCGCTGCCAAGGCTGACCGCGTCTACACCATGACCGCGGGTGAGCTTATCGAAACCACGGCAGCACGCTGA
- a CDS encoding BrnA antitoxin family protein, whose protein sequence is MTKPDIRRYTIEQIREFNERGEYYHNPDAPEGPELGDEFWKNAVLREPLTSKSVHLKLDPEVFEFFKQQGKGHITRMQNVLAAYVKAQKSR, encoded by the coding sequence GTGACCAAGCCCGATATCAGACGATATACGATTGAACAGATCAGAGAGTTCAACGAACGCGGCGAATACTATCATAATCCTGACGCTCCAGAGGGCCCCGAACTTGGCGATGAGTTCTGGAAAAACGCAGTCTTGCGCGAACCACTGACCTCCAAGTCAGTTCACCTCAAGCTTGACCCGGAAGTGTTTGAGTTCTTCAAACAGCAAGGCAAAGGCCACATAACGCGGATGCAGAATGTGCTCGCCGCTTATGTAAAAGCCCAAAAATCACGCTGA
- a CDS encoding heme-binding beta-barrel domain-containing protein, translating into MLKTWLRTSFVALTMLTPFTAPALAQPELEKLQSYLGDWRGEGALTGGGRNEPFRCRLSVAQGVQLKVNYTGRCTLVNATLSISGTIAYNAAGKQYEAAMSSNAGFTGLAIGRQSGDRISFDLQEKQKDRAGSDVRIGSKINLIGETITVDFEVEFNDSGEVLKASVPFAK; encoded by the coding sequence ATGCTTAAGACTTGGCTGCGGACTTCCTTTGTGGCGCTGACCATGCTGACGCCGTTTACGGCTCCTGCGCTGGCGCAGCCGGAATTAGAGAAGCTGCAGAGCTATCTCGGCGATTGGCGCGGCGAGGGGGCGCTGACCGGAGGTGGCAGAAATGAACCCTTCCGTTGCCGCTTGTCGGTGGCGCAGGGCGTACAGCTGAAAGTCAACTATACCGGGCGTTGCACGCTGGTGAACGCGACGCTTTCGATTAGCGGTACCATCGCCTACAACGCTGCGGGCAAGCAGTATGAAGCCGCGATGAGCTCGAATGCTGGCTTTACCGGCCTCGCCATCGGCCGCCAAAGCGGGGATCGGATTTCGTTCGATCTACAGGAAAAGCAGAAGGACCGCGCCGGGAGCGATGTGCGCATCGGCTCCAAAATCAATCTGATCGGGGAAACGATCACCGTCGATTTCGAGGTGGAGTTCAACGATTCAGGTGAAGTGTTGAAGGCGTCGGTGCCGTTCGCGAAGTAA
- a CDS encoding Gfo/Idh/MocA family oxidoreductase, with protein MKYAIVGTGGRHQMFREAIAETHADTAELVALCDNNQSRLALSASKVPNRGGNGIATYLAEDFDRMLGEQDPDTVVVTVPDYLHDEYIVRSLRAGRNVMTEKPMTIDMARLKRILDAQRETGKKVTVTFNYRYSPARTQLKEILMSGTIGDITAIDFRWYLDRVHGADYFRRWHRYKDKSGGLLVHKSTHHFDLLNWWAASTPKSVSAIGKRDFYTPEMAVKLGLADHGERCHTCPVADKCAFKMDLEADEPLKELYLDAEDDDGYWRDKCVFADDITIEDTMQVQAQYQNGTSLNYTLVAYSPWEGLEVKFHGTKGELTHRHIEVHGVFAGGHRERGGDEVEQMTTELHLAGELPKKLDVWTGKGSHGGADPIMLGYLFNPNGMEEDKYGRASDHTAGAWSILTGIAANRSIAESGARIDIDQMLRDAGISL; from the coding sequence ATGAAATATGCAATTGTTGGCACGGGTGGCCGACACCAGATGTTCCGCGAAGCGATTGCCGAAACACATGCTGATACGGCGGAGCTCGTGGCGCTGTGCGACAATAACCAGAGCCGTTTAGCGCTATCGGCGTCCAAGGTTCCCAACCGTGGTGGCAACGGTATCGCCACGTATCTAGCAGAAGATTTCGACCGCATGCTGGGCGAGCAGGACCCAGATACGGTGGTCGTGACCGTGCCGGATTATCTGCATGACGAGTACATCGTGCGGTCGCTGCGCGCTGGCCGCAATGTGATGACGGAAAAGCCAATGACCATTGATATGGCGCGCCTGAAGCGGATTCTGGATGCGCAGCGGGAGACGGGAAAGAAGGTCACGGTGACCTTTAACTATCGTTACTCGCCAGCGCGGACGCAGCTCAAAGAAATTTTGATGAGTGGCACGATTGGCGATATTACCGCCATCGACTTCCGTTGGTATCTCGACCGGGTGCATGGCGCCGATTATTTCCGGCGCTGGCACCGCTATAAGGATAAGTCGGGTGGCCTGCTTGTGCATAAGAGCACGCACCACTTTGACCTGCTGAACTGGTGGGCGGCGTCGACGCCTAAGAGCGTTTCGGCCATCGGCAAGCGTGATTTCTACACCCCGGAAATGGCTGTAAAGCTCGGGTTGGCCGATCATGGCGAGCGTTGCCACACGTGCCCGGTGGCGGACAAATGTGCGTTCAAGATGGACCTTGAGGCCGATGAACCGCTGAAGGAACTCTATCTCGATGCCGAGGATGATGACGGCTACTGGCGCGATAAATGCGTCTTTGCCGACGACATCACCATTGAAGATACTATGCAGGTGCAAGCGCAGTATCAGAACGGTACCTCGCTCAATTATACGCTTGTGGCCTATTCCCCTTGGGAAGGGCTGGAGGTGAAATTCCACGGCACGAAGGGCGAACTAACCCATCGGCACATCGAAGTGCATGGTGTTTTCGCCGGTGGGCACCGCGAGCGCGGAGGCGATGAGGTGGAGCAAATGACCACTGAATTGCATCTTGCCGGGGAACTCCCCAAAAAGCTTGACGTTTGGACAGGCAAGGGCAGTCACGGCGGCGCGGACCCGATCATGCTTGGATACTTGTTTAATCCCAATGGGATGGAGGAAGATAAGTATGGCAGAGCGTCTGACCACACGGCTGGCGCTTGGTCTATTCTGACGGGCATTGCGGCAAACCGCTCCATTGCGGAAAGCGGCGCAAGAATAGACATCGACCAGATGTTACGAGACGCGGGCATTTCCCTTTAG
- a CDS encoding aldo/keto reductase, giving the protein MKTRRLGRTGYEVSEIGLGCWQLGGDFGPVGDDTAKAILDAAVNAGINFWDTADVYGGGLSESRIGAFPKAGAVKVVTKVGRSSTLFPNRYTKEGVRQSLLGSAQRLGVSTLDLAQLHCVPTSVLRDGAIFRWMDELRDEGLVRHWGASVETIEEALLCLEQPGCATLQIIFNLLRQDAATQLLPKAAEKDVGIIVRLPLASGLLTGKFDKTSVFEASDHRNYNRDGEAFSVGETFSGIPFDRGVELVAELKGLAPEGMPMSQFALRWILDHPQVSTVIAGVSKPEQIADNVAASEQRSLFPALSKQLGEWYEKTVKPEIRGGV; this is encoded by the coding sequence ATGAAGACACGGCGTTTGGGGCGGACGGGCTACGAGGTGAGTGAAATTGGTCTCGGCTGCTGGCAGCTGGGGGGCGATTTCGGTCCCGTTGGTGACGACACCGCCAAAGCCATCCTTGATGCCGCGGTCAATGCCGGTATCAATTTTTGGGACACTGCGGACGTTTATGGTGGCGGGCTGAGCGAAAGCCGGATTGGGGCATTCCCCAAGGCCGGTGCCGTTAAAGTCGTTACCAAGGTTGGACGGTCCAGCACACTCTTTCCCAATCGCTACACCAAAGAGGGGGTGCGCCAAAGTCTTCTTGGATCAGCGCAGCGCCTCGGCGTTTCGACGCTTGATCTGGCGCAACTCCATTGTGTGCCGACCAGTGTTCTGCGCGATGGGGCGATCTTCCGCTGGATGGATGAGCTGCGCGATGAGGGGCTCGTGCGCCACTGGGGCGCCAGTGTTGAGACGATTGAGGAAGCACTTCTGTGCCTAGAGCAGCCAGGCTGCGCTACACTCCAAATCATCTTCAACCTGTTGCGTCAGGACGCGGCGACGCAATTGTTGCCGAAGGCGGCTGAAAAGGATGTTGGCATAATTGTTCGACTGCCGCTGGCGAGCGGCCTCCTCACCGGCAAGTTTGATAAAACCTCGGTTTTCGAGGCGAGTGACCATCGCAATTACAATCGGGATGGCGAGGCTTTTTCGGTGGGCGAAACCTTCTCCGGCATTCCCTTTGATCGCGGCGTCGAGTTGGTTGCGGAATTGAAGGGGCTCGCGCCCGAAGGCATGCCGATGAGTCAATTTGCACTGAGATGGATTTTGGATCATCCGCAGGTGTCGACGGTGATTGCGGGTGTGTCCAAGCCAGAGCAGATCGCAGACAATGTTGCCGCAAGCGAGCAGCGCAGCCTATTCCCAGCCCTCTCCAAGCAATTGGGGGAATGGTATGAGAAAACAGTGAAGCCGGAGATCAGAGGCGGGGTCTGA